In one window of Ovis aries strain OAR_USU_Benz2616 breed Rambouillet chromosome 3, ARS-UI_Ramb_v3.0, whole genome shotgun sequence DNA:
- the LOC105609859 gene encoding acyl-CoA-binding domain-containing protein 5 encodes MLFLSFHAGSWESWCCCCCLIPGDRPWDRGRRWRLEMADTKSVHETRFEAAVKVIQSLPKNGSFQPTNEMMLKFYSFYKQATEGPCKLSKPGFWDPVGRYKWDAWSSLGDMTKEEAMIAYVEEMKKILETMPMTEKVEELLHVIGPFYEIVEDKKSGRSSDLTSDLGNVLASTPNAKTVNGKAESSDSGAESEEEEAQEDTKRPEPRDSDKKMMTKSADHNNLEIIVTNGYDKDSFVQGVQNSIHASPSLNGQCTEEVKSVDENLEQTGKTVVCVHQDVNNDHVEDISGIQHLTSDSDSEVYCDSMEQFGQEESLDGFISNNGPFSYYLGGNPSQPLESSGFPEDVQVLPGNGSPGNMQVAAVEGKGEVKRGGEDGGSNSGAPHREKRAGESEEFSNIRRGRGHRMQHLSEGSKGRQVGSGGDGERWGSDRGSRGSLNEQIALVLMRLQEDMQNVLQRLHKLEMLAASQAKSSALQTSNQPTSPRPSWWPFEMSPGALTFAIIWPFIAQWLVHLYYQRRRRKLN; translated from the coding sequence ATGCTCTTCCTCTCGTTTCATGCAGGCTCCTGGGaaagctggtgctgctgctgctgcctgatTCCAGGCGACAGACCTTGGGACCGGGGCCGGCGCTGGCGGCTGGAGATGGCGGACACGAAATCCGTGCACGAAACCCGGTTTGAGGCTGCTGTGAAGGTGATACAGAGTTTGCCGAAAAATGGTTCATTCCAGCCAAcaaatgaaatgatgctcaagTTCTATAGCTTCTATAAGCAGGCAACTGAAGGACCTTGTAAACTGTCAAAGCCTGGCTTCTGGGATCCTGTTGGAAGATATAAATGGGATGCGTGGAGTTCTTTGGGTGATATGACCAAAGAGGAAGCCATGATTGCTTatgttgaagaaatgaaaaagattcTCGAAACTATGCCGATGACTGAGAAAGTTGAAGAATTGCTACATGTCATTGGTCCATTTTATGAAATTGTAGAAGACAAAAAAAGTGGCAGAAGTTCTGATTTAACCTCAGATCTTGGTAATGTTCTAGCTTCTACTCCAAATGCCAAAACTGTTAATGGTAAAGCTGAAAGCAGTGATAGTGGAGCTGAATCTGAGGAAGAAGAGGCCCAAGAAGACACAAAAAGACCAGAACCACGTGATAGCGATAAGAAAATGATGACGAAATCTGCAGACCATAACAATTTGGAAATCATTGTCACTAATGGCTATGATAAAGACAGCTTTGTGCAGGGCGTGCAGAACAGCATTCATGCCAGTCCTTCCCTGAATGGCCAGTGCACTGAGGAAGTAAAATCTGTAGACGAAAACTTGGAGCAAACTGGAAAAACTGTTGTCTGCGTTCACCAAGATGTAAACAATGATCATGTTGAAGATATTTCAGGAATTCAGCATTTGACAAGTGATTCAGACAGTGAAGTTTACTGTGATTCTATGGAGCAATTTGGGCAAGAAGAGTCTTTAGACGGCTTTATATCAAACAATGGACCATTTTCCTATTACTTGGGTGGTAATCCCAGTCAACCGTTGGAAAGTTCTGGTTTTCCTGAAGATGTTCAAGTACTTCCTGGGAATGGCAGCCCTGGGAACATGCAGGTAGCAGCAGTTGAAGGCAAAGGTGAAGTAAAGCGTGGGGGAGAGGACGGCGGGAGTAACAGTGGCGCCCCGCACCGCGAGAAACGGGCTGGAGAAAGTGAGGAATTCTCTAACattaggagagggagagggcacaGGATGCAGCATTTGAGCGAAGGAAGCAAGGGTCGGCAAGTgggaagtggaggtgatggggaaCGCTGGGGTTCGGACAGAGGCTCAAGGGGCAGCCTGAACGAGCAGATCGCGCTTGTGCTCATGCGCCTGCAGGAGGACATGCAGAACGTCCTCCAGAGACTCCACAAACTGGAGATGCTGGCGGCATCACAGGCAAAATCATCAGCATTACAGACCAGTAATCAGCCCACTTCACCGAGACCATCTTGGTGGCCCTTTGAGATGTCTCCTGGTGCATTAACCTTCGCTATCATATGGCCTTTTATTGCCCAGTGGTTGGTGCATTTATATTaccaaagaaggagaagaaaactgaactaa